DNA from Sorex araneus isolate mSorAra2 chromosome 6, mSorAra2.pri, whole genome shotgun sequence:
TGATGCACTGGCGACTCGGGGCAGTGGTGCCCCAGGACTACATGATCACACTGCCCCAGGTTGGGCCATGGCTCAGCCAGGTTCTGGTGCCCGCCTGGAGGAGCTTATTCAGGAGCTGGcaagactggacccctcccttaGCGACACTCTGGCCTCCCTGCCCAGCCCGCCTGCTATTCCCCTGGCCGTGCTACATGGACTCGTTCCCTTAGCCGAAGTCTGGGCTGCAATGCGGCCGGCCagctcagaggctggagaggggcCTGCTGCTTCCGAGGCAGGGTGAGTGAGCACCAGGGTGGGTGAGGGGGTACCAGGGACTCAGGTTGAGGTGCCTGCAGCCTGGGGCAGGACAGCGCAAAGAGCTCTGGCTTTGTCCCCAGGTCCTATCTATTTAGCTCCACCTCGCTCCTGTCAACTTCTCAGGAGGAGACAAGGCCAGTAAGTCTAACCACCCAGCCTGTGCCTGACCAGTCCTGTGgccagggtccccctgagcccaaACACCTCATCCAGGCCAAGAAAGTGAGTGTGGAGAGGTCTGTGTGGGCGGGGTAGGATCCCCAGACCGGAGCCTGGGCTAAAGCAGTGGGGACCAGTCTTGACCGACGTCTCCTGCAGGTGGAGCTGGCCGAGCTCCTCCAAAAGATGCTGGGGGACCTGGAGGCCGAGCGCGAGCAGCTGCAGAGGGCGGCGCAGGCGTGGGCCGGGCGCAGGGCTGCGCTGGAGGCCGCCATAGGCCAGGCCTGTGCACCCCGAGAGCTCGAGCGCTTCAGCCGCTTCCTGAGCGACCTGGAGCGCGTGCtgggcctgctgctgctgctgggctgTCGCCTGAGCCGCGTGCACCACGCCCTGGCCCGGCTGGGCGCGGATGGCGACGTCGAAGAGCAGGTAAGCGGGTCCGGGAGCAGGGAGAGCACAGCGGAACAATGCGGGGAGCCACCACTCCCTCAcggcgtccccccaccccaccccccggtcCCCCAGGCCTCCCTGCGGCAGCGGCTGGGGCTCCTGCAGCGGCAGCAGGAGGACGCGCGGGAGCTGCGGGAGCACGTGGCGCGGCGGGAGCGGACACTGCACGAGGTGCTGGCGCGCGCGCTGCCTGCGCAGGAACTGCGCGCCTACCGCGCCCTGCTGGCCGGCAAGGCCGCCGTCCTGGCCCAGCAGCGGGGCCTGGACGAGCGGGCGCGGCTCCTCCAGGACCAGCTGGACGCCGTGAGGAGCGCCCTGGGCCAAAGCCCCCTGGCGCCCGGGCCCCGTCCTGGCGCTGCATCACCCCTCCCACCTTCTCTCTGCTAGTTGCGGATGGTGGCGGTGGGACCGCTCTCCCAAAGAACTGGGGGTGACATTGGTTTTCTCCGCTCCCTTGGGGGCAGGGAAAACCTACGCCAGCCCTTCCTAGGACTCTTCCTCTGAATGTGCCAAAGTGGCCTTATCCAGGGCTTGAGGATTATTTGTTCATTACTTGGTGAATGCAGTAAACTGCATCACCACGGGCTATCATGAGGCTGACTGGAAGAAGACAGGGCAGAAGAAAGTTTCAATTTAAGGTGCAGAACAGACTTTCTCTAGATctgttttcaataaaaatgtatgtgAGACGTGTGTGTACCCCAGAGCATGGTTTGGGGGGGCATCTTATGAACCACAGAGCAATCTTAGCTGTCAAGTCTCAGGAGTTTTGTCAGAGAACTTGGGTCAGGCCTGAGTATTAAAGGGAAGGTTCAGATTCAGGCTTAAACAGAGGGGCTGCTAACCCCACTGAGCCCCGCCGTTAACCCTCACTCTGGTCGGTCCACACACCAAGGCAGGACTGTCCAGAGCTGCTGTcctctgctgctcttcatccaACCCTCTGGTGTTAGTAGTGGAGTCTGGGGGTACTGCCTCCCCACAAGACTGGGGGTGAGGTAgggcagagagtacagcagggagggcagtggctttgcatgtgaccactgggtttgatcccaggcaccacatatggtccccagagccagccaggagtaatccctaattGTGGAGCCAGAAGTCAACCCCAAGCAACAGCAGGTaccactcccaccccctaccccccccaaaaaaaaaaccttggggaGAGGCAAAGAAATTTCCCTAAATTGGAAATGGATTCAGATGCTCTCTGCTTAAAACCCACAACAAATGTTCAGGGCACTTGACCCTTGGATATGTCCGTTGTAAGACTGAACTTTCTTCTGTAAACTAGACTGGAGTGTTCGCcatgggtaagttgcttgccttgcacaccaccaatcctggtttgattcctggcactgtctgTGGTTCCTCaggtaccaccaagagtgacttctGAATTCACTCAGGAGAGGAGCCCTGAGgggctagaaaaatagtacagggggtggggtgcttgtcttgctacttggccaacccaggttccgtctccagcaccccatatgatcccctgagaactgctggaagTAGgacccgagcattgctgggtgtggcctacccCCTAGAAAAGGAGCCATAAGCACGCTGGCATGGCCCAGCCCCTACTCCTTAAACAACCCATTTATGCTATGAACTGAGTTTATCCAACTCTTCTTTGGAAATCCCACTGAGTCAGCCAAAACTGAAGAGGCCggctgggggtgggagctgaTGGAATATCATGGGGTACCTGAAACTTCTGTGTGGGGGCTGAGGATCTAGAGAGGCAGCTTAGTTTGCCAAGAGTTTAGtctgggggtgggctgggtgtTATGAAACACAGGACATAGACTCTTGTTCTATTTTTACACCAGCCCTTTGTACACTGCATGCTAAATTCTCAACTGTACACGTGAAAATCTGCTCCATTATTTGGAGCTGCAAATACCAAGGACAAGAACATTGTTCAAGCAAACATTCAGTGTATTTTTGGAAGCTGGGCACACTGCAaggcttgtgtatgtgtgtttcaaGCCAGCTGACCCCCAAAGTGAGAAACTTCTGCTTCTGGGCTTGTTTTCTGATGCTGATTGTCACTAAGTACAACTGGCTGGGAATTTTAAATGGGCTTATTCATACCACAAGCATTAGTTATAACAGTCGTGCTATTGAGCACAGAACAATGCTCACATTGTGCCTTTTTATAAGAAACATATGGGTTCCTGTTAGGACCCCGTGGGTTCTAACATTATGCTTTGCTTCTCTTCTTTGAACACCGTGGGTGGGGGGCCGCCAGCATCCTGGAGAAGCTCGTGCTCAGACACGGTTTGCGTGAAGTCCACTTATGTCTGCCTTTTGTGACACTCGTAGGAACACAGCAACTTGTTTTGCCCCAGGAAGTGTGTGTTTCCCAGAAAGCCCTGCCGGCGGGGCTTCAGCATGGCTATTGCCCCATTACTCTGAACTTCCCCTTAGTTCTGGGTATTTCCGTGGGAAATAGGAGTCTTCTGTGCTTTTCCTTACCAGGTGGAAAAGCCTGTAAAGGTAGAACCTCTGCCTGCCCTATCACCTGGCCGCTGTGATCTTCCAAGTCCGGGTTCATCTCCGCAGCATTCAGGGGGCGTGAATGAGGTGTTGGGGGTCGATACCACCAACTGCCTCCAGGGGGAGCAGCTGCCACTCTTCAGGACGCTGCCAGAAGGGGGCGCTGTTCTCCTTGTGCTGAACTGAACGTCTCTGCTTCCACTGACCACCGCAGCCTTTGCCACTCGCGGGCCGTCGGGGCTAGCCCCAGGGACTTCCCTTTGCGCGGCTGGGCAGGGGCCCCCCTGGACCGGAGGGTCCGGGCGGTGAGCCTTTGGATTGGGTCGGAAAGAAAGCCTATCCGGTCGGCCGTGGAAAGGCAGGCAGTTAGTTTCCTCTTTGTCCGCGGCAGGAAAGTCGTTGACAGTGAGAAACATCTGGACGAAGGATGCCGGAGGTGTGCACCTCGAGCACTAGCATCAAACGGCGTGGTTAGGGGCGGTAGCTCAGCAGAGACGGAGCTTGGGTTGCATGccgccgactggggttcgatcctcagtatcttatatggtcctccgagcattgccggcagtgattcctgagtgcagagccaggagtaacccctgagcatcgccgcgtgtggctacaaaataaaaaagtcttgGCTCCCTCCGGGTGGAAAGAGTTTTCCAGGGATCTCCGTGGCGCTTCTTTCCCTCACCTCCTGCAGCGAAGTCTCCTGCAGCGGACTTCGTTCGGGCCGTTGCTGGGCAACAAGCAGCCGTGCGGCCTCCCCAGCTGGCCTCCTAGCGCCCCGTGGCTCCCTTGCTGAGGATTGGATTCATGTGCGGTTCACCTTCAGACCCAAGTGGGAAGGGAGCGGAGAAGAGGTATCTGTCCCCAACCAGCCTGCTTGGGACATCGCGTCCTGCCCTGCGCGCTGGAACCCCGGGGCGCCTCCCAGTGCTGCTGGTTCACGTGTAATTCAGGCGCCCGGGAGGAAATGTAGGTCAGAAGTGGTTGGCATCAGCTTAAACTGGGCAAAAGGGGAGCCGGGCAAGGGAGCGGTTAAGCGGGGGAGGGGCGGACCGTCACCAGCTTCCCAGTAGGAAGGCCTCATTTATTACTTCCTTGTGTAACTTTCTGCCCGCTAGATCTGGATCCACCCCACCCTTGTGGCCACCTCTCCTTCGGCCTCCCTGGTGTTGGCAGTTATGGAAAGGTGAGGTCTGGCTTGAGGTCCAAGATCAAAAGCTATCTGCTGAGCAAGAGTATTATGAAACCATGTAGCACTATCAGAcggttcatggatttgctccagagggcaccagtaacgtctccattgtgagtcttgctgttattgtttttagcatatagaatatgccacaggtagtttgccaggctctgccctgcaggtgggatactctcagtagcttgcccgtctctccgagagagatggaggaatcaaacccgggttggccgcatgcaaggccaacgccctacctgctgtgctatcattccagtccttatTGAAAccattctaatttttattgttttgttttggggccacgtctggcaatgctcagggcttacttctggctctgtgctcagggatcacaattggcggggtttgggggaccatatcaggcgTTGGGTATCCAAcgtggatcagccatgtgcaaggcaaacgcttgatcctctgtactgtcgctccagtccatgaaacCAGTTTTAAAGGTCCAGTCatttctaacagaaaaaaaaggataaataagGAGAATGCTTCCTAGGTGGACTCAGCTTTTTctggtttgattttgggccacaccctccaACTTTCCATATGCACTTCAAACTATTTTCCTACTTCAGAGTTTTGGAAgtcaagactttttcttttttcttttgccacgCCTGCTTGTGCtccttattcctgactctgcagtcagggatcactcctggcagtgctcagcggaccctatggggtgccagggatcaaacccaggtttgaccatgtgtaaggcaagcaccctaccctacctctctagccccagtcAAGTCTTTTACCATGGAGTTTCCAATATTTCATTCTCTTCTGGACCTACAGTTACTCATATTGctatgattaatttttattgctatgATTAATTTTTCCCTCCCACAATTTTTCTGCAGAGGCAGATTTAATTTGCATCTTAAAACAATGTATGCTGCTTTGCTAAATGTTCCAGGCAGGAAAGGTAGAAAGGGTCATGTGAGGGCCTACATATACATACAGTTTCTGGCTACCATGTCGGAGTTGTGGTTGATTCTCTATTTTGCAGAGCGATCCAAATTATTCCAATAGTATAATATTTGAAAGATGCAAAAGGATGGGTGGGAGAAGTAAGTAGCTCAGTAGGCTGAAGCACACTGtctgcatacaggaggcccagatttgatgccTGGCCCTAGGGATagactttgagcactgccagatgggacCCAGaagcaacacaaacaaaaaggtgAAAGGATGAAGAAATAAGGAagtagtggggtggggggaggaggaagattATATAGCAAGAGCTGTAGaatgctttctttgttttggcagtacACTGGGAGGGGTACCTTCTCCCTGGGGTTGTTTCTGATGGTATTCggagatcatgcagtgccagggattatacTGGGGCTCCAACATGTAAAGCTTGAACTTCAATCCTTTGAGCTATAGAAAAaaactgggcggggggggggggggtggggtggggagagggtacACACCCAGTGCttagagcatactcctggctctgtgcttaggaataactcctCGCAGTGTTCAGAGGACAATGTGTGGTACTGGttttcgaacccaggtcagctgcttgtaagAAGCACGTCCCTCCCTGAcagctgtactgtttctccagccctgagctaTAGAATGATTAAGGGAATTAGATCATCACACAAGCAAGAATAAAATGGGAGGCTTTATTTCCTTGCTTATATCAAAACATTCCATGAAAGACAGGCTTAAGTATTTCAGAGACCTCAGTGATATATATCTAATGACATGCAAGACACAATTTGCAAAAGCAGAACATTGTCAATTTGAGATTTCAAAAAAGTTGAACAAATAGAttccacatttttaaaagagagaacgAACCATAAAAATTAGGCTGTGTTGAATCTGGGAAATCTTGGCACAATCTTACAAACCTTCTTGATTACAGAGAGGAACATGGTCCAGAAGGGTGAAGCTACCTCTGCAAGGTCACTGAGCAGATTCTGCATTTGCTAACAAAGAATAATCTGTTTTCAGCTGATTTTCAGGTTGGCCACTGGCAActgcaggcaccctacctgctgtccaaaCCCTGAATATTCACCTACTTTCTAAAAGGTCCTGCCAGATTTGAAAAACCACAGGTTCAGAAATACAGCACAAAAGTGCAATTCACAGTTAAATCAGACTTGAAAAATTATTCACAACATCAAAATAGCTGCCCTCAGGTGGCAAAGAAATGTTATATTTCCCCATCAAGGCAATCACAGACTAAAAGTATTTTCCAAGTCTTTTTCCTGTCTTTGTTATGTCACATTTACTCCCAAGATGCACTTGTTTCTCAGTATTTCGCATTCACAGTATAATGAAATGAAGTACATTCACAATGGTCATAATGCTCATCTGTGTTCAAGACTCAGGAACCTTCACTGCCTAAAAGGAGGTAGATAAACGTTTAAAGATTTTGTTGGTCAAGAATAACCTTTGTTTGGATcattattttaaagagaattcCAAAATAGCAAAATACTGCAAACGCCGGAGCACTTTGCCTAAACATGGAAAAATACCATTTCAAAAGGTTATTATTATGAAACTTATTCTACCTCACTTCAATTTATAAACAGGATAAAAGTACCAAGTTACAAAACCACGTCTCTCTTTAGAGCTGAAAAGGGCCAACATCTCAGGCTCTACATCTACATCCGGCTGGGGAGTGGATCGGCTCAGAGGCATGACGTGAGGGCCCAGACCAGCTGCTGCCCCTTCCACCTTTAACCCTAAATTTCAagccccccacccatcccccaaagTCCAGGCGTGCCTCCAGCAGCTCTTCCCCAGAGGCACTCACTGGGATGTTGCATTCCTTGTCTGGAGACAGCTCGAGCTCCCAGCAGAAGGCCTTGGCCCAACCCAGGGGCCCACACGTGGCGGTGCGCAAGGCTGGAAACTGCTGGAGGCCCAGATTCGGGCGATTCACTTGCACAACCTTAGACTTAGGGAGCAGGCGGGAGGCTCAGGGCCCGTCAGGTTGTGGGTGGCAGAGTGGGCACCAGACCGGCGAAAGGCCCGGCAGTGGTTCGGCGGGGGATTTCGCCAAAGGCCGGCAGGACCCCGCGGGTCTTGGTCTTTTTACGAGGCGCCAGCGGGGAGGCACCCAGTAACTTGCTGAAGGAACTGGACTTCTTCAAGCCGCGGGTCAGTTCCTGGAGCATGGGGTCCTCGGTGAGGACGCCCAGGAACGCGCTGGTGGTGGAACTGAGGATGGTGGCGGCCACCTGGACCGGGCGCCGGGCCGCAAAGCCGCCGCTGGCCCCGCCGGTGGCCTCGGCCTCGGGGCTGCGCAGGTCGGGGTCGCCGAGCAGGAGGCGCAGCGCGTACGAGGCGCCGGGCGGCAGGTACTGGTAGGCGCGGCGGCCGCTGTGGTCGCGCACGCGCACCTGCGCGCCCAGGTCCTTCACCAGCAGCACGGCCGCCTCCTCGTGGCCGTGCTGCGCCGCCAGGTGCAGGGGCGTGTAGCCGCCGTGGGAGCGCGCGTTCACGTCCACGCGcgcgccgccgcgccgcgccaCCTCCACCAGCTGCAGCGCCATCTCGCGGTCGCCGCTCTTGGCGGCCCAGTGCAGGGCGGTGAAGCCGGAGATGAAGTCGCGCTTGGTCGCCAGGCCGCTGTCGCGCAGGAGCAGCCCGTGCAGCTGGTGGGACCAGTGGCCGCCGGCCACGCGCACCAGCCACTCGTGCTCGGCCGGCTCCAGGGGCACGGcggccggcggcggcgcggcgggcgcgtcGTCCGCGTCGGGACTCAGCAGCCGCGGGCCGGCGCGCGACGGGCGCCTCAAATACGGGGAGCGGctggggcccagccccagccccagccccggctcCTCCACCGACAGCCGCCGGAGCAGCAGCGGGGAGGCGCGCGGGCTCGGCTCCTCCGACATCTGCCGGCGCAGGCCCTGCTCCTCGGCCCGGATGCGCTGCGCCGCGGGGCCGGGCACACAGCGCACGGGCAGCATGCAGGGCTTctgcggcggcggcgcgcgggcgggcgcgggaggcGGCTTCGTGGGGATCCTCGCTCCGAGTTCTGGGGCCTGCGGGTTCACGTCGGACGAGGTATTCGCCGACGGCGCCCGCCAGGGCTGGGCTAGGTGCGAGGGTCCCCCAGACTGCCGCGCCGTCCCCGACAGCTCTGCGGTCGGCTGGTCACGCTGGGAGGCAGCGGGCCAGGGGGTGCCCATTGGCTCTGTTGGCGAGGCGAGACCCCCAGACCCAGACCGCGGCGGCG
Protein-coding regions in this window:
- the SOWAHA gene encoding ankyrin repeat domain-containing protein SOWAHA, yielding MALAAAAAAAAAGVSQAAVLGFLLEHGGQVRCSELKSRFKPLLEAGDPRGRAARKDRFKQFVNDVAVVQELDGVKFVVLRKKLWPRDGAEPRPQPPGDPDCPEEPIPPSKVTSDPPGANAAPEAPALASPPRSGSGGLASPTEPMGTPWPAASQRDQPTAELSGTARQSGGPSHLAQPWRAPSANTSSDVNPQAPELGARIPTKPPPAPARAPPPQKPCMLPVRCVPGPAAQRIRAEEQGLRRQMSEEPSPRASPLLLRRLSVEEPGLGLGLGPSRSPYLRRPSRAGPRLLSPDADDAPAAPPPAAVPLEPAEHEWLVRVAGGHWSHQLHGLLLRDSGLATKRDFISGFTALHWAAKSGDREMALQLVEVARRGGARVDVNARSHGGYTPLHLAAQHGHEEAAVLLVKDLGAQVRVRDHSGRRAYQYLPPGASYALRLLLGDPDLRSPEAEATGGASGGFAARRPVQVAATILSSTTSAFLGVLTEDPMLQELTRGLKKSSSFSKLLGASPLAPRKKTKTRGVLPAFGEIPRRTTAGPFAGLVPTLPPTT